CACCACGCGGATATCTGGACGTGCCGGTTGCTTCCGTTTCTCCGACAGGACAGCTTCAGTCGAAAGGGCGGTCAACGCGGCCGCCCGAGGGTCACTTGATCAGGCCCTTACCCTTCAGGTACGCCTGCGCCACACTCTGGGCGCTGCGGCCTTCCAGGGCCACCTGGGCGTTCAGTCCCTGCATGGTGTTCTGGCTCAGCGTGGAAAACACCCGGTTAAGCACGGCAGCGATCTGGGGATTGGCCTTCAGGGTCTCGGTCCGGATGATGGCGGCCGGCTGATACACCGCCTGGGCTCCCTTGGGATCTTTCAGCGCGACCATCTTGAGCGCTGCGAGGCTTCCGTCGGTGCCGTAGGCCATCGCTGCATTCACACCGCTGGTGCCCTGGGCAGCCGCCTGCTGGGTCTGGGGCGGCGTGGCACCGGCCAGCACGAGTTTCTGGGCACTGCTCAGCTTGAAGCCGTAGGACGATTCGAAAGCGGGCATGGTGTCGGGGCGGTTGAAGAACTCCGGGCTGCCGGCAATCTTGAATTTGCCGCCGGCTTTCAGGTAGCGCGCCAGATCAGCCACGCTGCTCAGCCGGGCACTCTGGGCCAGCGCCTGTGGCACCGCGATCACCCAGGTGTTGTTGACCTGCGCGGGTTTGAGCCAGGTGATGCCGTTGCGGGCGTCGAGCTGGCGGGCCAGTCCGTAGATGGTGCCGGGATTGCCCGCCTGTTTGGGCGTGATCTTGGCTTTGGGAAACAGATAGACCGCGTTGCCGGTGTACTCGGGGTACACGTCGATTTCACCGGCCAGGATGGCCTTGCGGTTGACTCCGGTATCACCCAAGCTGGTGCGGTCGGTGACCTCGAGCCCGGCGTTCTTGAGAGTCAGCAGGATCATCTGGCCCAGAATCTGCGCTTCGGGGTCGAGCTTGCTGCCGACCACGATGGGTTTGGCGGCGGCAGTGCCTGCCAGGGCGACGAGGGTACTGAGAATCAGAATGCGGCTCATATGGCCTCCTTGGGGCTGTGGCCTTGGCCCTGTGCCCCCGATATGGTGAACTTGGTCGGGTGAGTGGTCTATGGACTAGCCTAGCGGCCTGAAAGCCGGAGCACGGTGCAGGG
This DNA window, taken from Deinococcus malanensis, encodes the following:
- a CDS encoding glycine betaine ABC transporter substrate-binding protein; the protein is MSRILILSTLVALAGTAAAKPIVVGSKLDPEAQILGQMILLTLKNAGLEVTDRTSLGDTGVNRKAILAGEIDVYPEYTGNAVYLFPKAKITPKQAGNPGTIYGLARQLDARNGITWLKPAQVNNTWVIAVPQALAQSARLSSVADLARYLKAGGKFKIAGSPEFFNRPDTMPAFESSYGFKLSSAQKLVLAGATPPQTQQAAAQGTSGVNAAMAYGTDGSLAALKMVALKDPKGAQAVYQPAAIIRTETLKANPQIAAVLNRVFSTLSQNTMQGLNAQVALEGRSAQSVAQAYLKGKGLIK